The Naumovozyma castellii chromosome 4, complete genome genome contains a region encoding:
- the NMD3 gene encoding ribosome-binding protein NMD3 (ancestral locus Anc_5.67) — translation MNFQPLEHQHQHQQQVSTVLCCNCGTPIDGSTGLVMCYDCIKMTVDITEGIPREANISFCRNCERFLQPPGQWIRADLESRELLAICLRRLKGLTKVRLVDASFIWTEPHSRRIRIKLTVQGEAMANTIIQQTFEVEYVVIAMQCPDCAKSYTTHTWRAAVQIRQKVPHKRTFLYLEQLILKHNAHVDTISISEAKDGLDFFYSQKNHAVKMIDFLNSVVPMKYKKSEELISQDTHTGSATYKFSYSVEIVPICRDDLVVLPKKLAKHLGNISQFVLCSKISNTVQFLDPNTLQTADLSAQVYWRSPFNALADVSQLTEFIVLDVESTGISKGKRVLADVTIARSADLGINDQVYYTRSHLGAILHAGDTVMGYFIANSNYNSDLFDGLNIDYVPDVVLVKKLYQRKTRKNRNWKLKRMAREHKEIDAAQDYSSRVQKQDMERAERDYELFLQELEEDDEMRQTINLYKNNAPAPAPQPHEIEEDEDPDAPQIDIDELLDELDEMTLDDGTDDPQQQEPTM, via the coding sequence atgaattttCAACCTTTAGAACATCAACACCAACACCAGCAACAAGTCTCAACCGTTCTGTGTTGTAACTGTGGTACCCCGATCGATGGGTCCACCGGTCTAGTTATGTGTTACGATTGTATCAAGATGACTGTCGACATCACAGAAGGTATTCCAAGAGAAGCTAACATTTCTTTCTGTAGAAACTGTGAAAGATTCTTGCAACCTCCTGGCCAATGGATCAGAGCAGATTTGGAATCTAGAGAATTATTAGCTATTTGTCTACGTCGTTTGAAAGGGTTAACCAAGGTTAGATTAGTGGATGCTTCCTTTATTTGGACTGAACCTCATTCCAGACGTATAAGAATTAAGTTGACTGTTCAAGGGGAAGCCATGGCCAATACCATCATTCAACAAACTTTTGAAGTGGAGTACGTCGTCATTGCTATGCAATGTCCAGACTGTGCTAAATCATATACAACACATACATGGAGAGCCGCTGTACAAATTAGACAAAAGGTTCCACATAAGAGAACTTTCTTATATTTGGAGCAATTGATTTTAAAGCATAATGCTCATGTGGATACCATTTCTATCAGTGAAGCTAAAGATGGTCttgatttcttttattCTCAAAAGAATCATGCTGTGAAAATGATCGATTTCTTAAACTCAGTTGTTCCTATGAAATACAAGAAATCTGAAGAACTGATCTCTCAAGATACCCATACTGGTTCCGCCACATATAAATTTTCATACTCTGTGGAAATTGTTCCAATATGTAGAGATGACTTAGTCGTCCTACCAAAGAAATTAGCTAAACATTTAGGTAACATTTCTCAATTTGTTCTATGTTCCAAGATTTCAAACACTGTCCAATTTTTAGACCCAAATACGCTACAAACTGCTGATTTATCCGCACAAGTTTATTGGAGATCACCATTTAATGCTCTAGCGGACGTGTCTCAATTAACTGAATTCATCGTCTTAGATGTAGAATCCACAGGGATAAGTAAGGGAAAGCGTGTCCTAGCTGACGTTACTATTGCTAGGTCGGCAGACTTAGGTATTAATGATCAAGTTTATTACACTAGATCTCATTTGGGTGCTATCTTACATGCCGGTGATACTGTAATGGGTTACTTTATTGCCAATTCTAATTATAATTCTGACTTATTTGATGGATTGAATATCGATTATGTACCAGATGTGGTCCTAGTTAAGAAATTATACCAAAGAAAGACCAGAAAGAATAGAAACtggaaattgaagagaatgGCAAGAGAACATAAGGAAATTGATGCTGCCCAAGATTACAGTTCTAGAGTGCAAAAGCAAGATATGGAACGTGCTGAAAGAGATTACGAATTATTCTTGcaagaattggaagaagatgatgaaatgaGACAAACCATTAACTTATATAAGAACAATGCTCCAGCTCCAGCTCCTCAACCtcatgaaattgaagaagatgaggatCCAGATGCTCCAcaaattgatattgatgaattgttgGATGAACTAGATGAAATGACGTTAGATGATGGAACGGATGATCCGCAACAGCAAGAACCAACCATGTAA